The sequence below is a genomic window from Maridesulfovibrio bastinii DSM 16055.
AATTCTGGTGTCGCGGTAAACGCCCATCATTTCACTGTAATTCAAACCATCCATGCAATTAAGGTCATATTGTGATGACAGAAATTCAACAAACCATTTTCTGGACCTTCTGGAGTCTGAAACCCTGCCTATAAAGGTCATATCATATTTACGGCTGCTGTATGGTTTAATGCCCCGGATTCCGGAAACAGTTCCGGGCCTGACTCCCATCCACGGGACCCAGAATGCTGGGATGCCGCATTTCTTGAACTTTGACAGATATTTTTTTTGAGTGGTCAAAACAGAATCAAAAAGCCGTGCGTAGATTGAATGCCAGTGAAAATTAAGATGGGTATCAACAGACCAGAAAATTTTTAAGCAGGAGAGCGAAGATAAATTTTTAAGAAAAAGACGTCTTCCAAGATTTTCCTGCTGTATCAGAACATCAGGAGAGAATTCACATTTAGAAATAGCCTCAGCTGCATCAAAAACAGTTTCACTGACATTTATACTTTTTACGGTATGCCCCTGTGCAATGAAAGCATCCACAACAGGACCGCGGCAATTGATTAAAAAAAGTTTCAACATTCAGGAGTTATAACCAATAGTCTTGCGGCAAGGAAGCAGCAAATTAACAGATTGCTAATAAAAAAGGCTGTGAAGTTTTACTCCACAGCCTTTTAATAGCAGTTTCAAACCGTAAAATACGGTGAAAGCTTATTCGTGCTCTGCTGGTGCAGCCGGAATATGTCCTTCTTTAGGATGGCATCCGGCACAGGTTACAGGGCCTTTTTTCATTTTAAGATGGCAGTCGGTGCAACGTTTATGGAAAGCGTTACGCAGACTTGTTTTTCCGGATTCAGGTTTAACTTTGTGGCAGTCAGAGCACTTCTGATCTTCAGAGCTTTCATCAGGCACAAGTTTACCATCTTCCCAGACATGGTGGCAGACTGCACAATCATCAATTCCGGCTTTCTCATTATGTACGTCATGGTTGAAAACCGCAGCAGGTCTCTGGTGAACCTTGAAAGCAGGATCAAACAGAGTTGTAATATCTTCCTGACTGAATGCGGGCAACATATAGAGAAAGACACAGGCCGCGACCACCGCAAGAGTGAATATCCTTTTCAGCATTGTGACCTTCCTCCTGTTATTCTACTTCGGGTTTTTCCATGAGTTCATAGATAAGATCACCGAAGAACTTAATGTCCATACCAAGTTCATAATAATGAACCAGATCTTCAAGTCCGCCGTGGCAGTTATGACATGGAGCAAGTATAGTCTTAACTCCGGTTGCCTTGAGCTGTTCGGCCTTGACCCGGTTACCGGTCATACGGACATTCTTGAACGGAGGACCGCAGTTGATGACACCGCCGCCAGCGGCACAGCAATAGTTGTGCTCAAGGTTCGGAGTCATTTCAACAACATTTTCACAAAGCGCATGGGCCAGCTTACGGGACTGTTCCATCAAACCGCGTCCCCTGATAATATTACAGGGATCGTGAATGGTTATCGGCTCTTTGAATTTCTCGGCAATTTTAATCTTTCCGGAACTGATAAGATCCCAGAAAAATTCAACCGAATGTATAACTTCAATGGGATACATATCCCATCCGTCCCAACGGTTTCCGTTATCATAAATGGAACGGAAAGCATGTCCGCACTCACCCATGACAATACGCTTGCACTTAAGGTCCAGAGCTGATTCGAAGTGACGTTTTTTAAGACGCCCCATCATTTCAAAGTCACCGGAGAACATGCACATGTCAGAGTTATCCCAGCCCGGATCGGCAGGCATGGTGAAATCAACACCGGCAACATTAAAAATGTAAGCGGCCTGATAAATAAGCTGGGTACGGAATTTAGGTTCCGGAGCAATAACGGAGTAGTAGATATCAGCCCCTTCCTTATGGATAGGAATGCGCAGATCCGGAAGTTCGTCTCTGGCTTCATCTTCCTGCCACTGAAGGGTATCAATCCATTCATCATCCTTGAGCCACATCTGGTTCATGGTTGCGGAATGGCTGTGAGCGGTATCCTGAATATACTGCGGAGTAACTCCGAGTTTATGGCAGATACGGCGCATGGTACTCATAATATATCCGGTATCAATACCAACCGGGCAAAAATGCACGCAGCGGCGGCAGAGGTTGCACTCAGTATAAGCAATCTGAGCCATCTGATATACGAACTCGCCATCCACTTTGCAGTTTTTGCGAAGAATTTCGCCAAGAGTCTGCTGAACCTTACCAGCCGGTGAATAGGTTGGATCACCGTCATGGGACATATAATAATGGCAGGCCTCGGAACAAAGTCCGCAGTGCATGCAGGTTTCCGCATAGACTTTAAGCTTGGCACCGGTTTCGCCTTCAAGGACGGACCGTATAGTTGTTTCGATGCGTTCCGGAGTTAAACGGGAAACACCCCGTTCAAGTCCGACATCTTCAATTTTCCTGTCAAACGTCATTTTTTCATACTCCTTGGAGAATGTGGCTACCAGTCTTTAACGCGGCGTACACCACCGAATTCGGAACCGATATAAGCTCTGGTGAATACGGTAAACAGCATATGGCTTAAACGGGTGAAAGGAATGCTTGCCAGCATGAATTCACCACAAAGGATATGCAGAGTGAGCATTACCGTGGCATCACCTATCTGATGGTATGCCAGTACTCCGGTAAGAAAGACCAGTCCGGGAACAGCAAGTGCCAGCCAGTCTTTTGATGAAGTAAGGTAACGCACATCACGCTGCAGAAAACGACGCAGACCGAAATAGATACAGCACACAACAACCACTATGGAGAGTATGTCGGAAATATTTTCGGGAATTGTCGGCCAGCTGATGCCGAAGAACTGATCCCAGAGGACCACATGCCCGAGCAGAAAAATGGGCACGAGAACAAGACAAATGTGAAAAATGAAAGTTACCAGTGCAGTAACGGGGCTGCGCTGCCAGCCGAGGGTTCCTACCGGATTCAACCAGTGCAGAATGGAACGCAGGCTGTACTTCCAATTCATATAATAGAGGGAAGAACCGTCTTTCTTTTTAGCCAGACTGTACATTGAAGTAAGTCTGTATATTGAACCTAGAATAAAAATTCCCCAGGCAATCCATGCCAGAGGACCTACCACGAATGCGTAAATACTGTTCATGCGTATTTCCTCCGGTTTTTAAAAGTCACTCACATTGGCAACAATGCGCTGAAACTTTCCGTCTTTGATTGCCGGAATGAGTACCTTCTGGGAGCATGGGCTGAAAACAGGTTCAAAGCACTGGTCAAACTCCTCACTGTAGGGTTTGCCGTCAAGAACCACGGTAAAGCTTCCGTTTTTTTCAACCTTAGCTGCTACATGCGAGCTGTCCGGACTGAATACAGGCTTCCAGGCCATTGCAAATGAGCCGGACCATCTGTTGCCGTCAACAATCACGCTGTAGTCGTATCCATCCTTGCCAAGAGCTGCGGCTCTGTTGCCGTCGGGGCTTACAGCAAGATCAACTACGACAGGAGAGACAACACTCCATGCATCTCCGTTTTTAGCAACAGTAAATTTACCGAAGCTAGGCGCAACTATGGCCCAGAGATTATTTCCATCGGCACTGAACTGCTGATGCCAGCACTGTGCAAAAGTTTTGCCCCATGCCACTTCACCATCCTGTGCCATGGTCCATGCTCCGCCAAGACGCACAGGAGCAGCAACTACGCCTGTAACCGGATTGAAGCAGGGGTCCCATACACACTGAAATTCACGCTGCCAGATCTTTCCGTCAACAGCGATGGTGTAATCGTAAAGTGTTCTTCTAACCTGACAGGCCACACGTTTACTTTCAGCATCAAAAACCGGAGTATAGCAGTTCATGAAAACAGTATCCCAGGCCTCGCCGTTTACAGCGACGGAATATAGTCCCTTCTGAAAGAGATCTATATCGGCCTGAGGAGTTGATGCTACCTGTACTGCGGCTGCGGTATTCTTACCGTCAGGAGCAACACTGAAGTTGTTCGCATTCTCGTAAAATTTTTCCCAGAGAACACCATCGACACCCAT
It includes:
- the tmcD gene encoding electron transfer complex subunit TmcD, giving the protein MPDASTWDWNPGKREVQDVGSWSDKFEWVEEFHASPDGEKVGAVVKTGEMEFTSCVNGEAWDEKFDRVFYSRFSPDGRLTGIAQSEGEWTLCVDGQNWPEMYGYIWDTKFGPDGSIICAVQQDMEYGMGVDGVLWEKFYENANNFSVAPDGKNTAAAVQVASTPQADIDLFQKGLYSVAVNGEAWDTVFMNCYTPVFDAESKRVACQVRRTLYDYTIAVDGKIWQREFQCVWDPCFNPVTGVVAAPVRLGGAWTMAQDGEVAWGKTFAQCWHQQFSADGNNLWAIVAPSFGKFTVAKNGDAWSVVSPVVVDLAVSPDGNRAAALGKDGYDYSVIVDGNRWSGSFAMAWKPVFSPDSSHVAAKVEKNGSFTVVLDGKPYSEEFDQCFEPVFSPCSQKVLIPAIKDGKFQRIVANVSDF
- the tmcA gene encoding acidic tetraheme cytochrome c3 TmcA, whose protein sequence is MLKRIFTLAVVAACVFLYMLPAFSQEDITTLFDPAFKVHQRPAAVFNHDVHNEKAGIDDCAVCHHVWEDGKLVPDESSEDQKCSDCHKVKPESGKTSLRNAFHKRCTDCHLKMKKGPVTCAGCHPKEGHIPAAPAEHE
- the tmcC gene encoding TmcC family electron transfer complex membrane anchor subunit, which translates into the protein MNSIYAFVVGPLAWIAWGIFILGSIYRLTSMYSLAKKKDGSSLYYMNWKYSLRSILHWLNPVGTLGWQRSPVTALVTFIFHICLVLVPIFLLGHVVLWDQFFGISWPTIPENISDILSIVVVVCCIYFGLRRFLQRDVRYLTSSKDWLALAVPGLVFLTGVLAYHQIGDATVMLTLHILCGEFMLASIPFTRLSHMLFTVFTRAYIGSEFGGVRRVKDW
- the tmcB gene encoding electron transfer complex ferredoxin TmcB; this encodes MTFDRKIEDVGLERGVSRLTPERIETTIRSVLEGETGAKLKVYAETCMHCGLCSEACHYYMSHDGDPTYSPAGKVQQTLGEILRKNCKVDGEFVYQMAQIAYTECNLCRRCVHFCPVGIDTGYIMSTMRRICHKLGVTPQYIQDTAHSHSATMNQMWLKDDEWIDTLQWQEDEARDELPDLRIPIHKEGADIYYSVIAPEPKFRTQLIYQAAYIFNVAGVDFTMPADPGWDNSDMCMFSGDFEMMGRLKKRHFESALDLKCKRIVMGECGHAFRSIYDNGNRWDGWDMYPIEVIHSVEFFWDLISSGKIKIAEKFKEPITIHDPCNIIRGRGLMEQSRKLAHALCENVVEMTPNLEHNYCCAAGGGVINCGPPFKNVRMTGNRVKAEQLKATGVKTILAPCHNCHGGLEDLVHYYELGMDIKFFGDLIYELMEKPEVE